A genomic region of Longimicrobiaceae bacterium contains the following coding sequences:
- a CDS encoding non-ribosomal peptide synthetase — protein RLAAYLREMDVGPEAPVALFLERSVDALTGILGILKAGGVLVPFDPAYPAERIADMARRAGIGVFVTAGALRDRGLLPAGRTVCLDADRERLAARPAGPPAVVLHPESAAYVIYTSGSTGTPKGVVVSHGAALSLHAALEESVYRGRGPLRVSVNAPLVFDGSVKQWLQLLGGHTLHVVTEEERLDPGRLLARVRGERVQVLDCTPTQLRGLFAAGLGAAEEPLEVVLCGGEALDPDLWGRLAALPGVDAFNVYGPTEFTVDATAARVRDHSDPTLGRPLSGARVHLLDDRLRPVPPGVAGELYLAGARLARGYLGGPALTAERFLPDPYPGEPGARMYRTGDLARWREDGTLEFLGRTDDQVKVRGVRVELGEIESLLREHPRVGAAAAAVYGSGGEAQIAAFFVPRGAGDGDTLAGELLGRLRERLPGFMVPAWVLPLASLPLTSSGKADRRSLPDPRTLGPGRRASYVAPGSELERSIARVWQEVLGVERVGVHDNFFDIGGNSLLIVQAYDRLRDGVGGDLTLVELFRYPTVTLLAERLSTGTTVGTPALSEAEDRARRQREALARQSRPGRPGRS, from the coding sequence CCGCCTGGCCGCCTACCTCCGGGAGATGGACGTAGGGCCGGAGGCGCCGGTTGCGCTCTTCCTGGAGCGCTCCGTGGACGCGCTCACCGGGATCTTGGGGATCCTCAAGGCGGGCGGCGTCCTGGTGCCCTTCGATCCCGCCTATCCGGCGGAGCGGATCGCCGACATGGCGCGCCGGGCGGGGATCGGCGTCTTCGTGACCGCGGGCGCCCTCCGCGACCGGGGGCTCCTTCCCGCGGGGCGGACGGTGTGCCTGGATGCCGACCGGGAGCGGCTGGCGGCCCGGCCGGCCGGACCGCCAGCGGTGGTGCTCCACCCGGAGAGCGCCGCGTACGTGATCTACACCTCCGGCTCCACCGGCACACCCAAGGGAGTGGTGGTCTCCCACGGTGCGGCGCTGAGCCTCCACGCCGCGCTGGAAGAGTCGGTCTACCGCGGGCGCGGTCCGCTGCGCGTCAGCGTGAACGCGCCGCTCGTCTTCGACGGCTCGGTCAAGCAGTGGCTCCAGTTGCTGGGCGGGCACACCCTGCACGTCGTCACCGAGGAGGAGAGACTCGATCCCGGGCGGCTGCTGGCGCGGGTCCGCGGCGAGCGGGTGCAGGTGCTCGATTGCACGCCCACGCAGCTCCGGGGGCTCTTCGCCGCCGGGCTCGGCGCGGCGGAGGAGCCCCTGGAGGTGGTGCTCTGCGGCGGGGAGGCGCTGGACCCCGACCTGTGGGGGAGGCTGGCGGCGCTTCCGGGCGTCGACGCGTTCAACGTGTACGGCCCCACCGAATTCACGGTGGACGCCACCGCCGCGCGCGTGCGCGACCACTCCGACCCCACCCTGGGCCGGCCGCTCTCCGGGGCGCGTGTCCACCTCCTGGACGACCGGCTCCGCCCGGTGCCGCCGGGGGTCGCGGGGGAGCTGTACCTGGCCGGGGCACGCCTGGCGCGCGGGTACCTGGGGGGGCCGGCGCTCACCGCGGAGAGGTTCCTCCCCGATCCGTACCCGGGCGAGCCGGGCGCGAGGATGTACCGCACCGGCGACCTGGCGCGCTGGCGCGAGGACGGCACGCTGGAGTTCCTGGGCCGCACCGACGACCAGGTGAAGGTCCGCGGCGTGCGCGTCGAGCTGGGGGAGATCGAGAGCCTGCTCCGCGAGCACCCGCGCGTGGGCGCGGCGGCCGCCGCGGTGTACGGCTCCGGCGGCGAAGCGCAGATCGCGGCCTTCTTCGTCCCCCGCGGCGCGGGGGACGGCGACACGCTCGCCGGGGAGCTGCTCGGCCGGCTCCGGGAGCGCCTCCCCGGGTTCATGGTTCCCGCCTGGGTGCTGCCGCTCGCCTCCCTCCCGCTCACTTCGAGCGGAAAGGCCGACCGCCGCTCGCTCCCCGACCCGCGCACCCTGGGACCGGGGCGGCGCGCCTCGTACGTGGCCCCGGGGAGCGAGCTGGAGCGCTCCATCGCCCGCGTCTGGCAGGAGGTGCTGGGAGTCGAGCGCGTGGGGGTGCACGACAACTTCTTCGACATCGGCGGCAACTCGCTGCTGATCGTGCAGGCGTACGACCGGCTCCGCGACGGCGTGGGGGGCGACCTCACCCTCGTGGAGCTGTTCCGCTACCCAACCGTCACCCTGCTGGCCGAGCGGTTGAGCACCGGGACCACCGTCGGCA